From Erigeron canadensis isolate Cc75 chromosome 8, C_canadensis_v1, whole genome shotgun sequence, one genomic window encodes:
- the LOC122580568 gene encoding agamous-like MADS-box protein AGL16, with amino-acid sequence MGRAKLRMELITKERARNTAYQARKLGIIKKASEFSILCDVDTIIIMFPPDSNKPDIWPDNHNKIKKTIASYKSKKGETGRRTYDLHDFFEDHKRKIEDELVKARKKNMEAKYPMWFDKLDGLNTSELAQFAIWLQNKEDIVIARLDLLKRNMSINQQPFMFDNMQHMFHYAGFGSGSQPAGLDHGQVVNQYTTHDNGWLQDAAATPYLPLGSELTGQSSLEYEGGVVNGHNLNQWASPQLEVQGGRMPDFAMQELNKWASPQPVVHDSMVLDLVRQNFQSQVNNGGGQFSTMNDHQGRFQD; translated from the coding sequence ATGGGGCGTGCAAAGCTAAGGATGGAACTCATAACGAAAGAGAGAGCCAGAAACACGGCTTATCAGGCAAGAAAACTCGGGATCATAAAGAAAGCATCCGAATTCAGTATCCTTTGTGATGTTGATACCATCATTATCATGTTCCCTCCTGATTCTAACAAGCCTGATATTTGGCCTGATAACCATaataaaatcaagaaaaccATTGCCTCTTACAAGTCAAAAAAGGGCGAAACAGGGAGAAGAACTTACGATCTTCATGACTTTTTTGAAGATCATAAGAGAAAGATTGAAGACGAACTTGTGAAGGCCaggaaaaaaaacatggaaGCCAAATACCCGATGTGGTTTGATAAGTTAGATGGTTTAAACACAAGTGAACTGGCACAATTTGCCATATGGTTGCAAAATAAAGAGGATATAGTGATAGCTCGTCTTGATCTCTTGAAACGAAACATGAGCATTAATCAACAGCCCTTTATGTTTGACAATATGCAGCATATGTTTCATTATGCAGGTTTTGGTTCAGGTTCACAGCCTGCAGGTCTTGATCATGGTCAAGTGGTTAACCAGTACACTACACATGATAATGGCTGGCTCCAGGATGCAGCAGCAACACCGTATCTACCGTTAGGGAGTGAACTAACAGGGCAGAGTTCTCTGGAGTATGAAGGTGGTGTGGTTAATGGCCATAACTTGAACCAGTGGGCATCTCCACAGCTAGAGGTGCAAGGCGGTCGGATGCCAGACTTTGCAATGCAAGAATTGAACAAGTGGGCATCTCCACAGCCAGTGGTGCATGACAGTATGGTGCTGGACCTTGTGAGGCAAAATTTTCAATCGCAGGTTAACAATGGTGGTGGGCAATTTTCCACAATGAATGATCATCAAGGAAGGTTTCAGGATTAA
- the LOC122579532 gene encoding protein SIEVE ELEMENT OCCLUSION C isoform X2 yields the protein MENVMFYASNSNNAVDMHTLAGIENYALKEILEHSIYKISCGILWECHNTADLHRRTLLILELLGNYRWDAKVVILLTAFAISYGEFRLILEVYAHNSLAASLAVLKNLCRRKSEGLKPQFKAMELLIEEMMELAKCVVRFEGLPLQLVLHEDHDHTMMKATKSQIYLATYWIFRSSLTSASQIIDLIAMEQEQVNSNRTANAAWGLSSLALKLTTICSGLRMQVDAYQGYIEQKLYKKLMNLLKGHIVTDNQELLHLLLSLNDELPLNDSSSQAKVGIAKLKNKIVMLMVSKPDLLPTDQTLLLIQQTHEHPHQKNIEQGYEIVWVPVSSSERWTLDEHISFDYLTNSLPWLSIRHPWLLNSAVVRMIRQEWKFEDQPIMVVLDSQGSVSSYNAMDQVLIWGAKAFPFSDSREKELWKEEHWNLNLMLDGVDHFLTKTVQGGQNICICGGSNVDWINEFELRITKLQNLGLQLQVIYVGNRNTSENMQKTLARVNKDNSFTPIKIQFFWLRLEKIKDSILRLVQSHTSTKYETILTRVSEFLDISEHNNWAVFGGGGSKDFVKLNGSIVMELLDRFPVWAQKVAIFGFVEAIRNAFDEASTVTCDHTTMVPYDVGMVQQIVICEKCKRLMSPYVVYQCDGSQ from the exons ATGGAAAATGTCATGTTCTACGCTTCTAATTCAAACAAT GCTGTCGATATGCATACTCTTGCTGGTATTGAAAACTATGCTTTGAAAGAAATTTTGGAGCACTCCATTTATAAGATTTCATGCGGG ATACTATGGGAGTGTCATAACACAGCAGATTTGCACAGACGAACTCTACTGATACTAGAGCTGTTAGGGAACTACAGATGGGATGCAAAAGTGGTTATATTACTCACAGCATTTGCAATAAGTTATGGCGAATTTCGGCTCATTCTTGAGGTTTATGCACACAATTCATTAGCAGCATCACTTGCAGTACTTAAGAACTTGTGTCGGAGGAAATCTGAAGGTTTGAAACCCCAGTTCAAAGCAATGGAACTTCTAATTGAAGAAATGATGGAATTAGCTAAATGTGTAGTGAGATTTGAAGGCCTGCCTCTTCAACTTGTACTTCATGAAGATCATGATCATACTATGATGAAAGCTACAAAGTCTCAGATTTACTTGGCCACTTATTGGATCTTTAGAAGCTCATTGACATCTGCATCTCAGATCATAGACTTGATTGCTATGGAGCAGGAGCAAGT GAATTCAAATAGAACTGCAAATGCAGCTTGGGGTTTGTCTAGTTTGGCTCTTAAGTTGACCACAATATGCAGTGGGCTCAGAATGCAGGTTGATGCATATCAAggatatatag AGCAGAAGTTATACAAGAAGTTGATGAATCTACTTAAGGGCCACATAGTAACTGACAATCAAGAATTGCTTCACTTATTACTTTCTTTGAATGATGAGTTGCCTCtcaatgattcttcttctcaagcAAAA GTTGGTATAGCTAAACTGAAAAACAAGATAGTTATGCTTATGGTTTCAAAACCAGATCTTTTGCCAACAGATCAAACTCTATTGCTAATACAACAGACACATGAACATCCTCACCAGAAAAACATAGAGCAAGGCTACGAGATAGTGTGGGTCCCAGTCTCGTCTTCAGAAAGATGGACTCTTGATGAACACATAAGTTTTGATTACTTAACAAACTCATTACCATGGTTATCAATCAGGCATCCATGGTTACTAAACTCAGCAGTAGTGAGAATGATTAGACAAGAATGGAAGTTTGAAGATCAGCCCATAATGGTAGTATTAGATTCACAAGGGTCGGTTTCAAGTTATAATGCAATGGATCAGGTGTTGATTTGGGGGGCAAAAGCTTTCCCATTTTCTGATTCGAGAGAGAAAGAGCTTTGGAAAGAAGAACATTGGAACCTAAATCTTATGCTAGATGGAGTAGATCACTTCCTAACAAAGACG GTACAAGGGGGCCAAAACATCTGCATATGTGGAGGCAGTAACGTAGACTGGATCAATGAATTCGAATTAAGAATTACAAAACTACAAAATCTAGGCTTGCAGCTTCAAGTGATCTATGTTGGAAATCGAAACACAAGTGAAAACATGCAAAAAACACTAGCCAGGGTCAACAAAGACAACTCATTCACTCCCATCAAAATTCAGTTTTTCTGGCTAAGGTTGGAGAAGATTAAAGATTCTATTCTACGGCTAGTCCAAAGTCACACATCTACTAAATATGAAACCATTTTGACACGAGTCTCAGAATTTCTAGACATCAGTGAGCATAACAATTGGGCAGTTTTTGGAGGAGGGGGTTCCAAGGATTTTGTGAAGTTAAATGGAAGCATAGTTATGGAATTACTTGACAGATTTCCCGTCTGGGCCCAAAAAGTGGCAATATTTGGTTTTGTGGAGGCTATCAGAAATGCTTTTGATGAAGCTAGCACGGTCACTTGTGATCACACAACCATGGTTCCATATGATGTAGGAATGGTTCAACAAATTGTCATATGTGAAAAATGTAAGCGGTTGATGAGCCCATATGTAGTCTATCAATGTGACGGATCCCAGTAG
- the LOC122579532 gene encoding protein SIEVE ELEMENT OCCLUSION C isoform X3, with protein sequence MHTLAGIENYALKEILEHSIYKISCGILWECHNTADLHRRTLLILELLGNYRWDAKVVILLTAFAISYGEFRLILEVYAHNSLAASLAVLKNLCRRKSEGLKPQFKAMELLIEEMMELAKCVVRFEGLPLQLVLHEDHDHTMMKATKSQIYLATYWIFRSSLTSASQIIDLIAMEQEQVNSNRTANAAWGLSSLALKLTTICSGLRMQVDAYQGYIEQKLYKKLMNLLKGHIVTDNQELLHLLLSLNDELPLNDSSSQAKVGIAKLKNKIVMLMVSKPDLLPTDQTLLLIQQTHEHPHQKNIEQGYEIVWVPVSSSERWTLDEHISFDYLTNSLPWLSIRHPWLLNSAVVRMIRQEWKFEDQPIMVVLDSQGSVSSYNAMDQVLIWGAKAFPFSDSREKELWKEEHWNLNLMLDGVDHFLTKTVQGGQNICICGGSNVDWINEFELRITKLQNLGLQLQVIYVGNRNTSENMQKTLARVNKDNSFTPIKIQFFWLRLEKIKDSILRLVQSHTSTKYETILTRVSEFLDISEHNNWAVFGGGGSKDFVKLNGSIVMELLDRFPVWAQKVAIFGFVEAIRNAFDEASTVTCDHTTMVPYDVGMVQQIVICEKCKRLMSPYVVYQCDGSQ encoded by the exons ATGCATACTCTTGCTGGTATTGAAAACTATGCTTTGAAAGAAATTTTGGAGCACTCCATTTATAAGATTTCATGCGGG ATACTATGGGAGTGTCATAACACAGCAGATTTGCACAGACGAACTCTACTGATACTAGAGCTGTTAGGGAACTACAGATGGGATGCAAAAGTGGTTATATTACTCACAGCATTTGCAATAAGTTATGGCGAATTTCGGCTCATTCTTGAGGTTTATGCACACAATTCATTAGCAGCATCACTTGCAGTACTTAAGAACTTGTGTCGGAGGAAATCTGAAGGTTTGAAACCCCAGTTCAAAGCAATGGAACTTCTAATTGAAGAAATGATGGAATTAGCTAAATGTGTAGTGAGATTTGAAGGCCTGCCTCTTCAACTTGTACTTCATGAAGATCATGATCATACTATGATGAAAGCTACAAAGTCTCAGATTTACTTGGCCACTTATTGGATCTTTAGAAGCTCATTGACATCTGCATCTCAGATCATAGACTTGATTGCTATGGAGCAGGAGCAAGT GAATTCAAATAGAACTGCAAATGCAGCTTGGGGTTTGTCTAGTTTGGCTCTTAAGTTGACCACAATATGCAGTGGGCTCAGAATGCAGGTTGATGCATATCAAggatatatag AGCAGAAGTTATACAAGAAGTTGATGAATCTACTTAAGGGCCACATAGTAACTGACAATCAAGAATTGCTTCACTTATTACTTTCTTTGAATGATGAGTTGCCTCtcaatgattcttcttctcaagcAAAA GTTGGTATAGCTAAACTGAAAAACAAGATAGTTATGCTTATGGTTTCAAAACCAGATCTTTTGCCAACAGATCAAACTCTATTGCTAATACAACAGACACATGAACATCCTCACCAGAAAAACATAGAGCAAGGCTACGAGATAGTGTGGGTCCCAGTCTCGTCTTCAGAAAGATGGACTCTTGATGAACACATAAGTTTTGATTACTTAACAAACTCATTACCATGGTTATCAATCAGGCATCCATGGTTACTAAACTCAGCAGTAGTGAGAATGATTAGACAAGAATGGAAGTTTGAAGATCAGCCCATAATGGTAGTATTAGATTCACAAGGGTCGGTTTCAAGTTATAATGCAATGGATCAGGTGTTGATTTGGGGGGCAAAAGCTTTCCCATTTTCTGATTCGAGAGAGAAAGAGCTTTGGAAAGAAGAACATTGGAACCTAAATCTTATGCTAGATGGAGTAGATCACTTCCTAACAAAGACG GTACAAGGGGGCCAAAACATCTGCATATGTGGAGGCAGTAACGTAGACTGGATCAATGAATTCGAATTAAGAATTACAAAACTACAAAATCTAGGCTTGCAGCTTCAAGTGATCTATGTTGGAAATCGAAACACAAGTGAAAACATGCAAAAAACACTAGCCAGGGTCAACAAAGACAACTCATTCACTCCCATCAAAATTCAGTTTTTCTGGCTAAGGTTGGAGAAGATTAAAGATTCTATTCTACGGCTAGTCCAAAGTCACACATCTACTAAATATGAAACCATTTTGACACGAGTCTCAGAATTTCTAGACATCAGTGAGCATAACAATTGGGCAGTTTTTGGAGGAGGGGGTTCCAAGGATTTTGTGAAGTTAAATGGAAGCATAGTTATGGAATTACTTGACAGATTTCCCGTCTGGGCCCAAAAAGTGGCAATATTTGGTTTTGTGGAGGCTATCAGAAATGCTTTTGATGAAGCTAGCACGGTCACTTGTGATCACACAACCATGGTTCCATATGATGTAGGAATGGTTCAACAAATTGTCATATGTGAAAAATGTAAGCGGTTGATGAGCCCATATGTAGTCTATCAATGTGACGGATCCCAGTAG
- the LOC122579532 gene encoding protein SIEVE ELEMENT OCCLUSION C isoform X1, giving the protein MELSGNDSLTPQLSSIDLSIEQEFIINETLLTHESEGRHVDCKILFQAMENVMFYASNSNNAVDMHTLAGIENYALKEILEHSIYKISCGILWECHNTADLHRRTLLILELLGNYRWDAKVVILLTAFAISYGEFRLILEVYAHNSLAASLAVLKNLCRRKSEGLKPQFKAMELLIEEMMELAKCVVRFEGLPLQLVLHEDHDHTMMKATKSQIYLATYWIFRSSLTSASQIIDLIAMEQEQVNSNRTANAAWGLSSLALKLTTICSGLRMQVDAYQGYIEQKLYKKLMNLLKGHIVTDNQELLHLLLSLNDELPLNDSSSQAKVGIAKLKNKIVMLMVSKPDLLPTDQTLLLIQQTHEHPHQKNIEQGYEIVWVPVSSSERWTLDEHISFDYLTNSLPWLSIRHPWLLNSAVVRMIRQEWKFEDQPIMVVLDSQGSVSSYNAMDQVLIWGAKAFPFSDSREKELWKEEHWNLNLMLDGVDHFLTKTVQGGQNICICGGSNVDWINEFELRITKLQNLGLQLQVIYVGNRNTSENMQKTLARVNKDNSFTPIKIQFFWLRLEKIKDSILRLVQSHTSTKYETILTRVSEFLDISEHNNWAVFGGGGSKDFVKLNGSIVMELLDRFPVWAQKVAIFGFVEAIRNAFDEASTVTCDHTTMVPYDVGMVQQIVICEKCKRLMSPYVVYQCDGSQ; this is encoded by the exons ATGGAGTTAAGTGGAAATGACAGTTTGACCCCTCAATTATCTTCTATAGATCTATCAATTGAACAAGAATTCATCATAAATGAGACTCTACTCACTCATGAATCCGAAGGGCGTCATGTGGATTGCAAGATATTGTTTCAAGCCATGGAAAATGTCATGTTCTACGCTTCTAATTCAAACAAT GCTGTCGATATGCATACTCTTGCTGGTATTGAAAACTATGCTTTGAAAGAAATTTTGGAGCACTCCATTTATAAGATTTCATGCGGG ATACTATGGGAGTGTCATAACACAGCAGATTTGCACAGACGAACTCTACTGATACTAGAGCTGTTAGGGAACTACAGATGGGATGCAAAAGTGGTTATATTACTCACAGCATTTGCAATAAGTTATGGCGAATTTCGGCTCATTCTTGAGGTTTATGCACACAATTCATTAGCAGCATCACTTGCAGTACTTAAGAACTTGTGTCGGAGGAAATCTGAAGGTTTGAAACCCCAGTTCAAAGCAATGGAACTTCTAATTGAAGAAATGATGGAATTAGCTAAATGTGTAGTGAGATTTGAAGGCCTGCCTCTTCAACTTGTACTTCATGAAGATCATGATCATACTATGATGAAAGCTACAAAGTCTCAGATTTACTTGGCCACTTATTGGATCTTTAGAAGCTCATTGACATCTGCATCTCAGATCATAGACTTGATTGCTATGGAGCAGGAGCAAGT GAATTCAAATAGAACTGCAAATGCAGCTTGGGGTTTGTCTAGTTTGGCTCTTAAGTTGACCACAATATGCAGTGGGCTCAGAATGCAGGTTGATGCATATCAAggatatatag AGCAGAAGTTATACAAGAAGTTGATGAATCTACTTAAGGGCCACATAGTAACTGACAATCAAGAATTGCTTCACTTATTACTTTCTTTGAATGATGAGTTGCCTCtcaatgattcttcttctcaagcAAAA GTTGGTATAGCTAAACTGAAAAACAAGATAGTTATGCTTATGGTTTCAAAACCAGATCTTTTGCCAACAGATCAAACTCTATTGCTAATACAACAGACACATGAACATCCTCACCAGAAAAACATAGAGCAAGGCTACGAGATAGTGTGGGTCCCAGTCTCGTCTTCAGAAAGATGGACTCTTGATGAACACATAAGTTTTGATTACTTAACAAACTCATTACCATGGTTATCAATCAGGCATCCATGGTTACTAAACTCAGCAGTAGTGAGAATGATTAGACAAGAATGGAAGTTTGAAGATCAGCCCATAATGGTAGTATTAGATTCACAAGGGTCGGTTTCAAGTTATAATGCAATGGATCAGGTGTTGATTTGGGGGGCAAAAGCTTTCCCATTTTCTGATTCGAGAGAGAAAGAGCTTTGGAAAGAAGAACATTGGAACCTAAATCTTATGCTAGATGGAGTAGATCACTTCCTAACAAAGACG GTACAAGGGGGCCAAAACATCTGCATATGTGGAGGCAGTAACGTAGACTGGATCAATGAATTCGAATTAAGAATTACAAAACTACAAAATCTAGGCTTGCAGCTTCAAGTGATCTATGTTGGAAATCGAAACACAAGTGAAAACATGCAAAAAACACTAGCCAGGGTCAACAAAGACAACTCATTCACTCCCATCAAAATTCAGTTTTTCTGGCTAAGGTTGGAGAAGATTAAAGATTCTATTCTACGGCTAGTCCAAAGTCACACATCTACTAAATATGAAACCATTTTGACACGAGTCTCAGAATTTCTAGACATCAGTGAGCATAACAATTGGGCAGTTTTTGGAGGAGGGGGTTCCAAGGATTTTGTGAAGTTAAATGGAAGCATAGTTATGGAATTACTTGACAGATTTCCCGTCTGGGCCCAAAAAGTGGCAATATTTGGTTTTGTGGAGGCTATCAGAAATGCTTTTGATGAAGCTAGCACGGTCACTTGTGATCACACAACCATGGTTCCATATGATGTAGGAATGGTTCAACAAATTGTCATATGTGAAAAATGTAAGCGGTTGATGAGCCCATATGTAGTCTATCAATGTGACGGATCCCAGTAG